In a single window of the Leopardus geoffroyi isolate Oge1 chromosome D2, O.geoffroyi_Oge1_pat1.0, whole genome shotgun sequence genome:
- the ATP5MK gene encoding ATP synthase membrane subunit K, mitochondrial, producing MAGPETDAQFQFTGIKKYFNSYTLTGRMNCVLATYGGIALMVLYFKLRSKKTPAVKAT from the exons atggCAGGACCAGAAACTGATGCCCAATTCCAATTCACTGgtatcaaaaaatatttcaactctTACACTCTCACAGGTAGAATGAAT tgtGTACTGGCCACATATGGAGGCATCGCTTTGATGGTCTTGTACTTCAAGTTAAGGTCTAAAAAAACACCAGCTGTGAAAGCAACATAA